From the Polaribacter gangjinensis genome, the window TATCATTTCAAAACCATTCTTTTCTGAGGTAAAATCACTTAATAACCTGAAAAAAATGGTCATGTCAGTTTCTGATAATTGCAAAGTATCTTCTAAATTTTGGATGAGTTTTGCATCATTTTTATCCGAAGAAAACAATCCTAATTTTGATTTCATCATTTGTAAAGATTGACTTTCAAAATTGGTTTTATAGTCTTTTAAAATAGATTCTAAAGGAGCAGCTTCTTCAATCAATGGGAAAAGTGCATTTGCCAATTGATATAAATTCCATAAACCTATATTTGGCTGATTTCCATAACGATAACGTTTGTGTTGGCGATCTGTAGTGTTTGGTGTCCAGCCAAAATCAAAGCCTTCTAACCAACCATAAGGTCCATAATCAATCGTCAACCCTAAAATCGACATGTTATCTGTGTTCATAACACCATGCACAAAACCAACAAGTTGCCAATGAATAATCATTGATAAAGTTCGTTCAGCAACTTCTTTAAAAAATTGAATATAGGTTTCTTTGGATGAATTTTTTAAATGTGGAAAATGATGCCTCAAGGTATAATCCACCAAAATTTTTAGATTTTTTACATCATTTCTCGCTGCAAAAATTTCGTAATTTCCAAAACGCAAAAATGATTCAGCAACTCTGCAAACAATTGCGCCTTTTTCATACGCAGGATTTCCATCATACATAATATCACGCAATACGTTGTCTCCAGAAAGGCTTAGTGATAATGCTCTTGTAGTTGGAATTCCGAGATGAAACATGGCTTCACTGCACAAATATTCTCTGATTGATGAACGCAAAACAGCCAAACCATCAGCATTTCTTGAATAAGGAGTTTCGCCTGCACCTTTCAATTGCAATTTCCATTGTTTGTTTTGATTTTTAATTTCAAACAAATTAATCGCTCTTCCATCACCCAATTGTCCAGCCCAAGAACCAAATTGATGCCCTCCATAACACATGGCAAAAGGTTTTGTGTTTGGATAAATTTCATTTCCTGTAAATATATTTTTAAAAAATTCTGATGTTGAATCTGCTTTTGAAATTCCAAGAGTTGCAAGCATTTCTTCAGAAACATGAATCAATTTTGGAGCAGCTGTTTTTTTTGGATTTACATACGAAAATGCCGCTTCAAAAACTTGTCGTCTTGAATTTTCAAGTGTTGAATCAGCAGGTAATTCTTTGGTGAAAGTTTCTGTAATATTTAATTTCATTTGAGTTTGTCAGCGTGTAATTTTCGCAAAGTCGCCAATTTTGGAGTGATTACATATTCGCAATAACCTTGAGTTTTATTGTTTTGATAATAATTTTGATGATAGTCTTCAGCTTCATAAAAAATTGGCAAAGGACTTAGTTCTGTTACAATTTTATCTGCATAATATCCTTGTACTTTTTGGATGGTTTTCAACGCAATTTCTTGTTGCAATTCATTGTGATAAAATATCACAGAACGATATTGTGTGCCTACATCAGCTCCTTGTCTGTTTAATGTTGTTGGATTGTGTGTGGTTAAAAAAATCACTAAAATGTCTTCAAAAGAAATCAAATTTGCATCAAAAGTAATTTGGACTACTTCTGCATGACCAGTCAATCCTGAGCAAATTTCACGATACGTTGGTTTTCCAGGAGCATTTCCACCAGCATAACCAGAAACCACCTTTTCTACTCCTTTTACTTTTTGAAAAACAGCTTCTGTACACCAAAAACATCCTCCACCAATAGTAGTTACTTGAATATTTTTACTCATTATTTTTCTGATTTTTCAAGTTGCATAGACACAGAATTGATACAATAGCGCAGTCCACTTGGTGGTGGTCCATCAGGAAAAACGTGCCCTAAATGTGCATCACACGAATTACAAAGCACTTCAACACGCACCATTCCAAATGAAATATCTTTATGATATTGAATAGCATTTTCGGTAATAGGTTGTGTAAAACTTGGCCATCCTGAACTAGAATCAAATTTGATTGTGGAATCAAAAAGAGGTGCATTACAACAAATGCAATGATATTTTCCTGCTTCATAAATCGAACATAATTCTCCAGAAAAAGGCCTTTCAGTTCCTTTTTGTCTCGCAATTCTAAATTGTTCTGGAGTTAATATTTCGCGCCATTCAGCATCTGTTTTTTCAACTCTTTTAGTAGGAGTTGGATTTCCTTTGGTGGCAAAATGAAGTATGTCTTTCCAAGTAAGCATGTTTTTTAATAATTTTAAGATGTTGTATAAGAAAGAGTAAATTTACGACAAAACCCTCACTTACAATAGCCGTTTTATTTGCTTACATTTGTTTTTATAAAATTTTTGTGATTATGAGCACCTTGCTTTCTGAAATTGAAAATTATGTAACAACCCTTTTGGGTACTCAGTTAGATGCAATGTATGTATATCATAATTTGGCACATACACAACGCATTGTAACTGTGGTTAAAGAACTTGTTGAAGCATCTCAATTAGGCGAAAATGAAGCCGAAAACGTAATTATTGCTGCTTGGTTTCACGACACAGGTTTTGTAAAAGGAGCCAAAAATCATGAGGAAGAAAGTGTAAAAATTGCAACTGATTTTTTAAAAGAGAAAGGCATTTCTGAAGATCAAATGGCAACAATTTCAGCCATTATACTAGCAACCAAATTAGGACATCAACCTAAAAATGAACTTGAAAAAATAATTATAGATGCAGATTGTGCGCATTTGGCTTCCAAAAATTACGAAGATTTTGCCAATTTATTGCGAAAAGAATGGGAACTTACTTCATCAAAAAAACTTTCTGATTTGGAATGGACAAATCAAAATATTGCTTTTTTTGCTGAACAACATCGATTTTACAGCACTTTTGCTTTGAAAGAATGGACAAAAAACAAATCGAAAAACTTTGCGAAATTGATTAAAAATCAACAAGAATTACAAGAAAGTTCTCTAAAATTCAACCAAAAACAAGAAGTTATCAAAATTAAAAAAAACAAAGGAGCTGTTCCTGAACGTGGGGTTGAAACCATGTTTAGAGTGGCTTTGCGAAACCACATTACGTTGAGTGACATTGCAGATACGAAAGCCAATATTTTATTATCTGTAAATGCTATCATAATTTCAATGTCATTTTCAACTTTGATTCCTAAATTAGACAATCCTCATAATAGTTTTTTAATTGTTCCTTCTGTAATTTTTATTTTGTTTACAGTTGCGAGCATGATTTTATCGATTTTGGCAACAAGACCCAATGTTACTCAAGGAAAATTTTCGAAAGAAGACGTAGCCAACAAAAAAGTTAATTTGTTGTTTTTTGGAAATTTTCATCAAATGAAATTAGAGGATTTTGAATGGGGGATTTCAGAAATGATGCATGATAAAGACTATTTATATGGTTCGTTAACTAAAGATTTGTATTTTTTAGGATTGGTTTTGAACCGTAAATACGGATTGTTGCGAACTACGTACACCGTTTTTATGATTGGAATAATAGTAAGTGTCATTGCTTTTGGATTGGCTTTTGTGCTTTAAAAAAGTAACCTAAAAGCCTAAAAACACTAAAAAAAACCAATTTAATTTGCAATTTCTTTCAATAAATCATTAAAAGTGATGGTCTTTTTTTCATTAAAATCTTTTTGATATAAAACTTCAACTCTCAATGCTTTCAATCCAGCAACACCTTGTAAATCCTCCAATTCAAG encodes:
- the msrA gene encoding peptide-methionine (S)-S-oxide reductase MsrA, whose protein sequence is MSKNIQVTTIGGGCFWCTEAVFQKVKGVEKVVSGYAGGNAPGKPTYREICSGLTGHAEVVQITFDANLISFEDILVIFLTTHNPTTLNRQGADVGTQYRSVIFYHNELQQEIALKTIQKVQGYYADKIVTELSPLPIFYEAEDYHQNYYQNNKTQGYCEYVITPKLATLRKLHADKLK
- the msrB gene encoding peptide-methionine (R)-S-oxide reductase MsrB, which encodes MLTWKDILHFATKGNPTPTKRVEKTDAEWREILTPEQFRIARQKGTERPFSGELCSIYEAGKYHCICCNAPLFDSTIKFDSSSGWPSFTQPITENAIQYHKDISFGMVRVEVLCNSCDAHLGHVFPDGPPPSGLRYCINSVSMQLEKSEK
- a CDS encoding protein adenylyltransferase SelO; the encoded protein is MKLNITETFTKELPADSTLENSRRQVFEAAFSYVNPKKTAAPKLIHVSEEMLATLGISKADSTSEFFKNIFTGNEIYPNTKPFAMCYGGHQFGSWAGQLGDGRAINLFEIKNQNKQWKLQLKGAGETPYSRNADGLAVLRSSIREYLCSEAMFHLGIPTTRALSLSLSGDNVLRDIMYDGNPAYEKGAIVCRVAESFLRFGNYEIFAARNDVKNLKILVDYTLRHHFPHLKNSSKETYIQFFKEVAERTLSMIIHWQLVGFVHGVMNTDNMSILGLTIDYGPYGWLEGFDFGWTPNTTDRQHKRYRYGNQPNIGLWNLYQLANALFPLIEEAAPLESILKDYKTNFESQSLQMMKSKLGLFSSDKNDAKLIQNLEDTLQLSETDMTIFFRLLSDFTSEKNGFEMIKEAFYDIENVSETIKSKWQNWFGMYANRLQQESLSAIERKLKMNAVNPKYVLRNYMAQLAIDAANLEDYSLIDELFQLLKKPYDEQPNHQKWFAKRPDWARDKVGCSMLSCSS
- a CDS encoding Pycsar system effector family protein, with protein sequence MSTLLSEIENYVTTLLGTQLDAMYVYHNLAHTQRIVTVVKELVEASQLGENEAENVIIAAWFHDTGFVKGAKNHEEESVKIATDFLKEKGISEDQMATISAIILATKLGHQPKNELEKIIIDADCAHLASKNYEDFANLLRKEWELTSSKKLSDLEWTNQNIAFFAEQHRFYSTFALKEWTKNKSKNFAKLIKNQQELQESSLKFNQKQEVIKIKKNKGAVPERGVETMFRVALRNHITLSDIADTKANILLSVNAIIISMSFSTLIPKLDNPHNSFLIVPSVIFILFTVASMILSILATRPNVTQGKFSKEDVANKKVNLLFFGNFHQMKLEDFEWGISEMMHDKDYLYGSLTKDLYFLGLVLNRKYGLLRTTYTVFMIGIIVSVIAFGLAFVL